One stretch of Macaca nemestrina isolate mMacNem1 chromosome 17, mMacNem.hap1, whole genome shotgun sequence DNA includes these proteins:
- the LOC105471526 gene encoding gem-associated protein 4: protein MDLGPLNICEEMTILHGGFLLAEQLFRPKALAELTKSDWERVGRPIVEALREISSAAAHSQPFAWKKKALIIIWAKVLQPHPVTPSDTETRWQEDLFFSVGNMIPTINHTVLFELLKSLEASGLFIQLLMALPTTIRHAELERFLEHVTVDTSSEDVAFFLDVWWEMMKHKGHPQDPLLSQFSSMAHKYLPALDEFPHPPKRLRSDPDVCPTMPLLSMLLRGLTQIQSQILGPGRRCCALANLADMLTVFALMEDDPQEVSATMYLDKLATVISVWNSDTQNPYHQQALAEKVKEAERDVSLTSLAKLPSETIFVGCEFLHRLLREWGEELQAVLRSSQGTSYDSYRLCDSLTSFSQNATLYLNRTSLSKEERQVVSELAECVRDFLRKTSTVLKNRALEDITASIAMAVIQQKMDRHMEVCHIFASEKKWAFSEEWVACLGSNRALFREPDLVLRLLETVIDVSTTDRAVPESQIRQVIHLVLECYADLSLPDKNKVLAGILHSWGRKGLSEKLLAYVEGFQEDLNTTFNQLTQSASEQGLAKAVASVARLIIVHPEVTVKKMCSLAVVNLGAHKFLAQILTAFPALRFVEEQSPNSSATFMVSCLKETVWMKFSTPKEEKQFLELLNCLMHPVKPQGIPVAALLEPEEVLREFVLPFLRLDVEEVDLSLKIFIQTLEADTCREEYWLQTCSPFPLLFSLCQLLDGFSKYWQLPKEKRCLSLDRKDLAIHILELLCEIVSANAETFSPDAWVKSLSWLHRKLEQLDWTVGLRLKNFFEGHFKCEVPATLFEICKLSEDEWTSQAHSGYGAGTGLLAWMECCCVSSGISERMLSLLVVDVGNPEEVRLFSKGFLVALVQVMPWCSPQEWQRLHQLTRRLLEKQLLHVPYSLEYIQFVPLLNLKPFAQELQLSVLFLRTFQFLCSQSCHNWLPLEGWNHVVKLLCGSLTRLLDSVRLIQSAGPWAQGPEQDLTQEALFVYTQVFCHALHIMAMLHPEVCEPLYVLALETLTCYETLSKTNPSVSSLLQRAHEQRFLKSIAEGISPEERRQTLLQKMNSF from the exons ATGGACCTAG GGCCCTTGAACATCTGTGAAGAAATGACTATTCTGCATGGAGGCTTCTTGCTGGCCGAGCAGCTGTTCCGCCCCAAGGCACTGGCAGAATTGACAAAGTCTGACTGGGAACGTGTTGGACGCCCCATCGTGGAGGCCTTAAGGGAGATCTCCTCGGCCGCAGCACACTCCCAGCCCTTTGCCTGGAAGAAGAAAGCCCTGATTATCATCTGGGCCAAGGTTCTGCAGCCGCACCCTGTGACCCCCTCCGACACGGAGACACGGTGGCAGGAAGACCTGTTCTTCTCGGTGGGCAACATGATCCCCACCATCAACCACACTGTCCTCTTTGAGCTGCTCAAATCCCTGGAAGCTTCTGGACTCTTTATCCAGCTCCTGatggccctgcccaccaccaTCCGCCATGCAGAACTAGAGCGCTTTCTGGAGCACGTGACCGTTGACACTTCTTCTGAAGACGTGGCCTTCTTCCTGGACGTCTGGTGGGAGATGATGAAGCACAAGGGTCACCCGCAGGACCCCCTGCTCTCCCAGTTTAGTTCAATGGCCCATAAGTACCTGCCTGCCTTAGATGAGTTTCCCCATCCTCCAAAGAGGCTTAGGTCAGACCCAGAcgtgtgccccaccatgcccctGTTGTCCATGCTGCTCCGCGGGCTGACGCAGATCCAAAGTCAGATCCTGGGCCCGGGGAGAAGGTGCTGTGCGCTGGCCAACCTGGCTGACATGCTGACCGTGTTTGCGCTGATGGAGGACGACCCCCAGGAGGTGTCTGCAACCATGTATCTGGACAAACTGGCCACCGTGATCTCCGTGTGGAACTCGGACACCCAGAACCCCTACCACCAGCAGGCGCTGGCAGAGAAGGTGAAGGAGGCAGAACGGGATGTCAGCCTGACCTCACTGGCCAAACTCCCCAGTGAAACCATTTTCGTGGGCTGCGAGTTCCTGCACCGCCTGCTGCGGGAGTGGGGGGAGGAGCTGCAGGCCGTGCTCCGAAGCAGCCAGGGGACAAGTTATGACAGCTACAGGCTATGCGACAGTCTAACTTCCTTCAGCCAGAACGCAACGCTCTACCTGAACCGCACCAGCCTGTCCAAGGAGGAGAGGCAGGTGGTCTCTGAGCTGGCGGAGTGTGTCAGGGACTTCCTGAGGAAAACGAGCACGGTGCTGAAGAACAGGGCCTTGGAGGACATCACAGCTTCCATTGCCATGGCCGTCATCCAGCAGAAGATGGACCGTCATATGGAAGTGTGCCACATTTTTGCTTCTGAGAAGAAGTGGGCCTTCTCAGAGGAGTGGGTAGCCTGCCTGGGGAGTAACAGGGCCCTCTTCCGAGAGCCAGACTTGGTGTTGAGGCTGCTGGAAACAGTGATAGACGTCAGCACAACTGACAGGGCCGTCCCCGAGTCTCAGATCcggcaggtgatccacctggtcCTGGAATGTTACGCAGACCTCTCCCTGCCAGATAAAAATAAAGTCCTTGCAGGTATCCTGCATTCCTGGGGGCGAAAGGGCCTCTCTGAAAAGTTGCTGGCTTATGTGGAAGGTTTTCAGGAAGACCTCAATACGACTTTTAACCAGCTCACTCAGAGTGCCTCCGAACAGGGCTTGGCGAAAGCTGTGGCCTCCGTGGCCCGCCTGATCATAGTGCACCCGGAAGTCACGGTgaagaaaatgtgcagcctggcTGTGGTCAATCTTGGCGCCCACAAGTTCCTGGCCCAGATTCTCACTGCCTTCCCTGCCCTTCGGTTCGTGGAAGAGCAGAGTCCCAATTCATCTGCCACGTTCATGGTGTCATGCCTCAAAGAAACCGTCTGGATGAAGTTCTCTACACCCAAGGAAGAAAAGCAATTTTTAGAGCTCCTGAACTGCCTGATGCATCCCGTGAAGCCCCAGGGGATTCCAGTAGCTGCTCTTCTTGAGCCAGAGGAGGTGCTGAGGGAGTTTGTCCTGCCTTTCTTGAGGTTAGATGTTGAAGAAGTAGACCTCAGTCTGAAGATCTTCATCCAGACTCTAGAAGCAGACACGTGCCGAGAGGAGTACTGGCTCCAGACCTGCTCCCCGTTTCCACTCCTCTTCAGCTTGTGCCAGCTCTTGGATGGCTTCAGCAAATACTGGCAGCTCCCCAAGGAGAAGCGGTGCCTCTCTTTGGATAGGAAGGATCTGGCAATCCATATCCTGGAGCTCCTGTGTGAAATCGTATCAGCCAATGCCGAGACCTTCTCCCCGGACGCCTGGGTGAAGTCCCTGTCCTGGCTCCACCGCAAGTTAGAACAGCTGGACTGGACTGTGGGCCTGAGGCTGAAGAACTTCTTTGAGGGGCACTTCAAGTGTGAAGTGCCAGCCACACTTTTTGAGATCTGTAAGCTTTCGGAAGATGAGTGGACCTCCCAGGCCCACTCAGGCTACGGAGCCGGCACGGGGCTCCTGGCCTGGATGGAGTGCTGCTGTGTCTCCAGTGGCATCTCAGAGAGGATGCTGTCTCTCTTGGTGGTGGACGTGGGCAATCCTGAGGAGGTCAGACTGTTCAGCAAAGGCTTTCTGGTGGCCCTGGTACAAGTCATGCCTTGGTGCAGCCCTCAGGAGTGGCAGCGCCTTCACCAGCTGACCAGGAGACTGCTGGAGAAGCAGCTTCTCCATGTCCCGTATAGCCTGGAATATATTCAGTTTGTTCCCCTGCTCAACCTGAAGCCGTTTGCCCAGGAGCTGCAACTCTCCGTACTCTTCCTGAGGactttccagtttctctgcagCCAGAGCTGTCATAATTGGCTTCCTCTGGAGGGCTGGAACCATGTGGTCAAACTCCTCTGTGGCAGTCTGACCCGCCTGCTGGACTCAGTCAGGCTGATACAGTCAGCTGGCCCTTGGGCCCAAGGACCAGAGCAGGACCTGACCCAGGAAGCCCTGTTCGTTTACACCCAGGTGTTCTGCCATGCTCTGCATATCATGGCCATGCTCCACCCGGAGGTCTGTGAGCCACTCTACGTTTTAGCCTTGGAAACCCTCACCTGCTATGAGACTCTGAGCAAGACCAACCCTTCTGTCAGCTCCTTGCTCCAGAGGGCGCACGAGCAGCGCTTCTTAAAGTCCATTGCTGAGGGCATCAGCCCGGAAGAACGGCGCCAAACCCTGTTGCAGAAGATGAACAGCTTCTGA
- the LOC105471531 gene encoding diazepam-binding inhibitor-like 5: MCQVEFELARAALKQLKGPVSDPEKLLIYGLYKQATQGDCGIPAPPASDVKARAKWEAWSANKGVSKMDAMRSYAAKVEELKKKEVGGREREQRGVQDGRREELGGQSEELKKEVGGMEREQRGVQDGRHEGLRGQSEEVKEEEAG; encoded by the coding sequence ATGTGCCAAGTGGAGTTCGAGCTGGCGCGCGCGGCCCTCAAGCAGCTGAAGGGTCCTGTGAGCGATCCGGAGAAGCTGCTGATCTACGGCCTCTACAAACAGGCCACCCAGGGCGACTGCGGCATCCCCGCCCCTCCGGCCTCAGACGTGAAGGCCAGGGCCAAGTGGGAGGCTTGGAGCGCGAACAAAGGGGTGTCCAAGATGGACGCCATGAGGAGCTACGCGGCCAAAGTGGAGGAGCTGAAGAAGAAGGAAGTGGGGGGCAGGGAGCGCGAACAAAGGGGTGTCCAAGATGGACGCCGTGAGGAGCTAGGCGGCCAGAGTGAGGAGCTGAAGAAGGAAGTGGGCGGCATGGAGCGCGAACAAAGGGGTGTCCAAGATGGACGCCATGAGGGGCTACGCGGCCAGAGtgaggaggtgaaggaggaggaggctggctgA